In a genomic window of Oncorhynchus gorbuscha isolate QuinsamMale2020 ecotype Even-year unplaced genomic scaffold, OgorEven_v1.0 Un_scaffold_11007, whole genome shotgun sequence:
- the LOC124030374 gene encoding B-cell receptor CD22-like, protein MTGPQHVFNQIRSSDTGEYYCEAWNEMGTDRSRTINMDVKYGPRNTSVSVSPSGEIVEGSSVTLTCSSDANPPVQSYTWWYKKNGGDYQSMTGPQHVFNQIRSSDTGEYYCEAWNEMGTDRSRTINMDVKYGPRNTSVSVSPSGE, encoded by the exons ATGACAGGACCACAGCATGTCTTCAACCAAATCCGGTCATCTGACACTGGAGAGTATTACTGTGAGGCCTGGAATGAGATGGGGACAGACAGGTCTAGGACCATTAACATGGATGTGAAGT ATGGTCCAAGGAACACCTcagtgtcagtcagtccctctggtgaAATAGTGGAGGGCAGTTCAGTGACTCTGACCTGCAGCAGTGATGCCAACCCACCTGTCCAGAGTTACACCTGGTGGTACAAGAAGAATGGAGGTGACTATCAGAGTATGACAGGACCACAGCATGTCTTCAACCAAATCCGGTCATCTGACACTGGAGAGTATTACTGTGAGGCCTGGAATGAGATGGGGACAGACAGGTCTAGGACCATTAACATGGATGTGAAGT ATGGTCCAAGGAACACCTcagtgtcagtcagtccctctggtgaATAG